A window from Chrysemys picta bellii isolate R12L10 chromosome 20, ASM1138683v2, whole genome shotgun sequence encodes these proteins:
- the RXFP4 gene encoding relaxin-3 receptor 2 — MQAVGIGRLNSSARSDFGNKSLLDSWELSGDDAASVPADGIFGLRILISSVYLVVCAMGLLGNSMVMYLVRARKGRPASAIDVFVFGLALADFHFALTLPFWAVETALDFTWPFSNAMCKLVLTLTVLSVYANVFLLTTMSVTRYCSVASAVRPGLKLTANLAKWITVALWAMALGATVPTAIFATVTDVVGVELCLLKFPTNRWLGVYHLQKVLVAFVLPLAIILASYLLLLSFLQQHRVNANNPRRQSQIATSVWLVVTSFFVCWFPNHVVTFWGALVKFGAVPWDKTFYFLHTYIFPLTTCLAHSNSCLNPVVYCLMRREFRRALKDAFLSLLAQASSYLPSSTGQARDEGTAQVALPLHRRGSPSGLQVAEKEYALLSTTVTVVPELRAEEASPQDEVGTALGRASMRRCRSDRW; from the coding sequence ATGCAGGCAGTGGGGATCGGGCGGTTGAACAGCTCGGCACGGTCCGACTTTGGGAACAAATCTCTGCTGGACTCTTGGGAGCTGAGCGGGGATGATGCAGCCTCCGTCCCAGCGGACGGGATCTTCGGCCTGCGGATCCTCATCTCCAGCGTCTACTTGGTGGTGTGCGCCATGGGGCTGCTGGGCAATTCCATGGTCATGTACTTGGTCCGGGCCCGGAAGGGCAGGCCGGCCTCCGCCATAGACGTCTTCGTCTTCGGCCTGGCGCTGGCCGACTTCCACTTcgccctgaccctgcccttctgGGCGGTGGAGACGGCCCTGGACTTCACTTGGCCCTTCAGCAATGCCATGTGCAAGCTGGTCCTCACCTTGACCGTCCTGAGCGTCTACGCCAACGTCTTCCTGCTCACCACCATGAGCGTCACCCGCTACTGTTCTGTGGCCTCCGCCGTCAGGCCCGGCCTCAAGCTAACCGCCAACCTGGCCAAGTGGATCACCGTGGCTCTTTGGGCCATGGCCTTGGGAGCCACCGTACCCACCGCCATCTTTGCCACGGTGACAGATGTGGTCGGGGTAGAGTTGTGCCTGCTCAAGTTCCCCACCAACCGGTGGCTGGGGGTGTATCACCTCCAGAAGGTGTTGGTGGCCTTCGTGCTGCCCCTGGCCATCATCTTGGCCTCCTACCTTCTGCTCCTCAGCTTCCTCCAACAGCACCGGGTCAACGCCAACAACCCCAGGCGGCAGAGCCAGATCGCCACGTCCGTCTGGCTAGTGGTCACCTCCTTCTTCGTCTGCTGGTTCCCCAACCACGTGGTGACCTTCTGGGGAGCCCTGGTGAAGTTCGGGGCTGTCCCCTGGGACAAGACCTTCTACTTCCTCCACACCTACATCTTCCCCCTCACCACTTGCCTGGCCCACAGCAACAGCTGCCTCAACCCTGTCGTCTACTGCCTGATGCGGAGGGAGTTCCGCAGGGCTTTGAAAGATGCTTTCTTGAGCCTCCTGGCCCAGGCTTCCTCCTACCTGCCTTCCTCCACCGGCCAGGCAAGAGACGAGGGCACCGCCCAGGTGGCACTGCCCTTGCACCGGAGGGGCAGCCCCAGCGGCCTACAGGTGGCAGAGAAGGAATACGCCCTGCTGTCCACCACCGTCACCGTCGTGCCTGAGCTCAGAGCCGAGGAGGCCAGCCCGCAGGACGaggtagggacggccctggggcGGGCGTCAATGAGGAGATGCCGAAGTGACCGCTGGTGA